The Aeoliella mucimassa genome includes the window GCTTCGAAGTTTAGCACCTGGCTTTTCACCATCACCAACAACGTGGCTTCCAACGCGCTGCGATCGCTCTCGCGGCGCAAAGAAGTGAACGTAACGCCGGCTTCGCCGAATGCCTCGGGGGCGAATCCCATCGAGAACACCGCGCTAGCAGCCAGCGGCCTGATGCCCACCCGGCAACTCGACAAGTCGGAGATGTCGCAGGTCGTGCGTCAGGCGATCGAGAGCCTCAACGAGCGGCAACGCATGGCGGTGCTGCTCGCCAAATTCGAACAACTCAGCTACGCCGAGATTGGCGAGATCATGGACCTCACCCCGCAGGCCATCAAGTCGCTGCTCAGTCGCGCTAGAGCCAACTTAAGAGAAGTACTCGAGCCCTACCTGGAACAGGGCGAAGTGAAGGTTTAATCCACTTTCGGCACACGCAACTCAACCCAACTCCCGATTATCGAATACTAACCAACTCCACCCCCTCCATTTTCCATGTCCAGTCCTCAACAATCTGACGAGATGCTCCGCGAAGAGCTGGTTGCGTATCTCGATGGCGAGTTGTCGGCCGCGGATAGCGAGTCGATAGAGCTTCGCATTAGCAAGGACGATTTCGCGCGGGAAGAACTGCAACAGTTCGATCGCATTTGGAATGCACTGGACGAATTGCCTCGGGTGGAAGTGGGCGACGGCTTTACGAAGACCACCATCGAGATGGCGGCCGTCGAAGCCCAAAAGGAACTCGCGGCCGAAACCGCGATGCTGCCGGTCCGCAAGCGGAACCGCCGGCTCAAGACGATTGGCATGATCGCCGCGGCCGTGGTGGTTGGCTTCGCCGCGCTCGGCGTGCTAGCGCCGAATCAAAATCTGCAGCTCTACAACAATTTGCCGGTGATCATGCAGCTCGACGCTTACAGCGAAGCGCATGATGTCGACTTCCTGCGCCTGCTGCATGCGAACTGCGGCGACTGGCTGCTCAAGGAATGGGCTTCGGAAGTGGACGACGACGTCGTGTCGCTCGAACAACTCACCACGGCCAGCTACCGCGATCGCGTGACATTCGTCGAAAACCTACCCGCGGATCGGCGGACCGAACTCGCCAGCCAGCATCAGCGGTACGAGAGTCTTAGCTCCGATAAGCGTGCCGAACTCGCCAGCTGGCACCAGACGATGGCCAGCGATCCCGATGCGGAAGTGCTGCAGAAAACGATGCTGGCTTATTACGCCTGGCTGTCGCGCATTCCCGAGAGCGATCAGTTCCGCTTGCGAGCGCTGCCGGCTGACGAACGAGTGGCCCGCGTCGAGCAAATGCACCGAGAGGCGGTGCAGAAAGACCTGAGTCGACTGACTCCGGCCAATGCGGCCGCGCTGCGCAAGGCCATGAATCGCATGGCTCAAGATCCCAAGATCCTGCGGCTGCAAGCCGAAATGCAGGCGGCCATCCCCGATCTGGATCAGCGCGAAGAACAGTTCCCCCCTCGATTGATCGAAGGGCTAAACCGGATGAAAGAAACCTCGCCGCAGATGGCGATGCGGGGGGTGTTGTGGATCTCGGCAGGCGCCCAGCCTGCGAAGGGAGTGTTTCCCAAGTTCGAAGCCTACAGCCAGGCGATCGAAGATGGCTTGATGAGCGCTCTGGACGACGAAGCGGCCTCGCGACTGCGGGGCTTCGATGAAGGGCATCGCCGCGGATTGCTCACTTACTGGCTCTGGATTGCCTCGCAGGATCGTCCCAGCAAGCTCGATGTTGCCACGCTGGAAGAGTACTTCTCGAACGGCGACCTGTCGGACGAGGATAAGGCGGTGCTGCTGGCGATGCCGAAAGAGCAGATGATGACCGAGCTTCAATTCCGGTACTACAAAGAATACTTTGCCGACGAAGAGCAACGCGACCGCATGGACGAAGTGTTCCGCAGCTTTGGTCAGCGTCCCTGGGGACGTGGGCCAGGGGGGCGTTACAACGGACGTGGAGGCCCCCGCGGCGGCGACGATCGTGGTCCCCGTGGCGACGACCGCGGTGGTCCTCGTGGCGAAGATTCCGACGCCATGCAGAATGGCGACCGTGGCGGCCCCGGCGGTAACGAACGTGGCGGCGGTCCCCGCAACGGCGGCGAACGTGGCCCACGCGGTGAGCAAGGTGGCCCCCGCGGCGAAATGGGGCCTCGCGGTAACCAGGGCGGTCCTCCCTTCGGACCGAGGGGACCTGCCGACGAGCAGCCAGGCCCTGGGCCTCGGCCGAACGATGCTCCCCCCGCCGAGCGGAATGCTACTGACAACAAACCAGCTGCTGATCTGGATGCAGCAGACAACACGCCCGCCAGTCCGGCTGCTGAATCCAGCGAGTCGCCCGCGGGTACTTCAGAGAGTACTACCGAGTAACGCGAGCGACCTTTGGTCGTTAGGCTCGGTTAGCTAACAGGACTACGTTTGAGCACGCCCAAGGCGATGCCCACCGGGTCGTCACGCTGGCAAAGAATGGCTTCGTAGCGTTGCCAGTCGCCACACTTGGCAGCCAGTTCCACCAGTCGTGGTGCGTAAGGCGATAGCCGAATGCCTTCGGGCACCAATCGCTCGTACACGGCCATGGCTTCGTCGGCCGCTCCACAGCGATCGAGCAGCACCATCAAGGTTTCGATGGCTGCGGTGCCATCGCTGGCCGGATCGCTGTTTTCGGCCTGCTGGCGGAAGAATGCCAGGGCTTCGTCGGTGGCTTCACCGAGCGAGGCCTGAAAAAAGAACCGATGGGCCGGGTACAGCTCGGCAAACGGTAAGTCGCCCGCGTATTGCAGCGTAGGGTCGAGCTGCCGCCCGTAGTCGCACAGCTCGAGCGCCAGGCGCACAAGCGGCGGATGCGTGATGACTCGCGCAAACCGCACGGTCGCTGCCAGGTGCGAAGCATCCACGTGCGACGCTTGCGACTGGAACAACCAGGGACGGTTCGCGATCAGCTGCGGCACGGTGTCGTTCGCAGCCGGCGCGGTGCCTTCCTGATCGGTAATGTGCGTGCGAAGTCCGCTACGGAGTTCGCGATCGACATGCCGCACCAGCGCGGTAGCGCACGAGATAACCTCGGCCGGCGTAAGCTGCGGGGCGATGCCTTCGAGCGTGGTAATCGCGTTGCAGGTGCCGAAGTGGCCAAGCAACCAGGCGAAGCCTCGCTCGACATCGATGCCTTCGTGAAGAGCGAGCTCGATGAGCTCCTCGATGTTGTCAGGGTTCGGCACCGCTCGGCCTAGGACCTGCTGCAGCGGAGCCTTGTCGCCGGCTGCACGCAGGTACTGCCAGCCTTCGCGAAGCCGCCCGGCGTCGACCAGCAACCCGCCGACTTCGCGGCAAGCAGCTGTGTAGTCGTCCTCAAGTTGAACACGAACCGGCTCTTCCAGATCGTCGAGCCTTGGAGAATTGATGAGTGGAATAGGCCTTGTTGAACAATTAGTCACAAACCTCCGTAAAAACTAACGTGGAATGGAACCACGTACCTTTTTTACGGAGATCGAACATGGCTACGAAAGAAAAACGAACCTACAAAGTCACGAACTGGAAGGAGTATAACAAGTCGCTCATCGAGCGTGGAAACATCACTATTTGGTTTAGCGACGAGGCGTTGGAGAACTGGGAACATCCTAACGACCAGACAAAAGTCGGTCGCCCTTTTGTCTTCAGCGATACGGCGATCGAGTGCTTGCTGACGATTCGCGAACTGCTGAAACTTCCCTATCGGCAGACTGAGGGATTCGGCCGCTCGCTGGTGGCGATGTTGGGCGTCGAGGCAGCGATTCCCAATTATTCTTCGCTCGCCAAGCGAGCCAGCAAGCTGAATGTTTCGCTCGATATCGCTAACAAGAGGGGCGACATCGATATCGTGGTGGATAGCACCGGCATGAAAGTGTTTGGCGAGGGCGAATGGAAGATGCGGACGCATGGCAAGTCGAAGCGGCGGACATGGCGGAAGCTGCATTTGTCGGTGAATCCTGACACCCGCGAGATTGTGGCGGAGATTTTGACCGAGAACAGTTGCCACGATGCCGATGCGGTTCCCGAAATGCTGGAGCAGGTGGAGCAGCCCGTAAAAAAGTTTCACGGCGACGGTAGTTACGACAAGTGGAAGGTTTATGAAGGGCTGGAATCCGAAGGCATTGAGCCGGTGATTCCGCCGCAGCACAACGCCAAGATCAAACAACATGGCAACTCTGCGGAGGAGCCTTTGCCCCGGGACGAGGCAATTCGTCAGATTCGACGCAAGGGGCGTAGGAGTTGGAAAGAGGAAGTGGGCTATCATCGTAGAAGCTTGGCGGAAACGACCATGTACCGAGTGAAACAAAGCTTTGGGAGCCATCTCAAAAACCGAGTATTCGAAAACCAACAAACGGAAGCCCGCTTGCGCTGTAAAATCATCAATCAATTCACCCAACTCGGGCTTCCACAGTTCGAGTGGAGTTAGTCAACAAGGCCCTGTAAAATCATCAATCAATTCACCCAACTCGGGCTTCCACAGTTCGAGTGGAGTTAGTCAACAAGGCCAGTGGAATACCTAACCTCGCCCGAGCAGCCATGAGCCTGGCCTCGAACAGTTCGTGCCACCTGCCGGCGGCCGCGAGTTCGTGTGTCAGGCGATCGAACAGTTCGTCGGTGGTTCCGGTCCAATTGGAGAAAGCTTGCAAGTCCATGTTTCTATTCTATCGACTTGGTGGGGTGGTCGGCTATCAATTCCTGGCCAAAGTCGGCGGGGTCGACACAAAAAAAGCCCGGCTCCCAAGTGGAAGCCGGGCTCGTTCGAAACATTGCAGCGACAGACGCTGGTTAGATCAATTCGTAGCCGTTTTGGTATTCGGGCTTGACGATCTTCTTCAGCTTGTCGTCGTTCAGCGGGGTCATGGTCTTGGCATCCCATTCCACGCGGTTGCCACTCCACACGGCCAGGTTGCCGAGCAGGATGGTTTCGGTCAGCGGACCGGCGTAGTTCGGGAAGTTCGACATCGGAGTCTTCGAGCGATCCTTGATCGCATCGTAGAACTCACGCTCGTGACCACGCGAACGTGGGTATTCGACCTTCAGCGGATCGGCGCCGAGGATCTCGATGCCCTGCTCGGCGTAGTCGCCAGCAGCGTACATCTTGGCCTTGTCGCCGATGATCATGCAGCCCGAGGCCGAGGGGGCCGGGGTGCCATCGCCGTTCTTCACGGTCACGTCGGCAAACAGGGCGTTATCAGGCTTCTTGCCACCGTCGTACCAGTACATGGTGAACGGAGCACGACCGTCGAGTTCGGGGAACTCGAACTTGATGGTCGACCATTCGGGATAGCTGTCGCCGTTGTGGCCCGAAGTTTGAGCTTCGACCGACACCGGGTCACGCATGTTGAGGCCCATGAACGGCAGGTTGCACGTATGGCAAGCCATGTCGCCGAGAGCACCGGTGCCGAAGTCCCACCAACCGCGCCACTTGAAGTCGTGGTAAGCGCCGGGAGCGTATTCACGCTTGGGAGCAACACCGAGCCACAGGTCCCAATGCACGTGCGACGGAACGGGAGCGCCAGCAGGGCGTTCGCCACCTTGAGGCCACACAGGACGGTTGGTCCAGATGTGAACTTCCTTCACGTTGCCAAGGTTGCCTTCCTTGATGCGATGAGCTGCTTCACGCATCGGGTTGTAGGCCGTGAACTGGTTGCCCATCTGGGTAACCACGTTATTCTCCTTGGCCAATTCGCCGAGACGACGAGCTTCGTAGATGGTACGAGTCATTGGCTTCTGGCAGTACACATGCTTGCCGAGCTTCATGGCGGTAGCCGCGATGATGGCGTGCATGTGGTCGGGAGTGCTGACCGTGACGACATCCAGCTTGTCGCCCATCTTGTCGAAGAACTCGCGGTAATCGTTGAACGTGTTACCGGTCTTCATCAACGATTCCATGCCCGTGAGGGTTTGGTCGTCGATATCGCAAAGCGCGGCAATCTTGCCGAACTTCTTGGCGTTCTTGGTATCCGAATCGCCTTTACCGCCAACGCCTACACAACCAATTTGAAGTTGCTCGTTTGCGGACTTGCTTTGTGCCAGAGCAACACCGCCCAGGGCCCAATAGCCTGCCCCCACGGCAGCAGTCTTCTGCATGAAGTCACGTCGGTTTTGTTTATTCGCCATGTTTGTGGAACTCCTCAAATAGATACGGAAATCACAGAGTGTGAGTGCCGGTCTAGGGGCAGTGATGACCGGACAGGAAGGCAACGATGTATTGTATCGCCAAGGAGTATCATATCCAAAGTGGCGACCATTTACAAAAAAACCTTTGCCGAACAAAAAAGTTTCGCCGCCGCACCCCTAATCCGGCGACACGCAGTCCCCAGGATTGGGGGAACAAAATCGGGGGAAATACAGCCCTTGGTGCCGAATTATCGACTTTTTCTCACTGCTAGTACGGTCAGCAGGTCGCATTGCACACGGTCACAAGGTATAAATAGTAGTCCTGCCCTAATGACTCGATTCTCGAGTCAATCCACTTTCTTTTACCGCATTCCCTTTGATGGTGGATGGAGACCTATGGTTACGCCGCTTCGATTTATTGCAGTTATTTGGTCGGTTCTCGTAATGATGTCGCTCTCGGCGACTGTGATGGCCGACTCCGCGTCCGAGCACGCCCTGAAGCTACTCGGAAAGCTTACCACGAACGCCGAAGGCGATTTGGTGGGCATCGACCTCGACGAACGCCCGGTGAGCGATGACGATCTCGAGCCGCTGCTCGACGCCACCAAGCTGACGACCCTCAAATTGTGGGGAGCCGAAATCACCGACGACGCGCTCGACACGATCCTGAAATTCCCGAATCTCCAGGATTTGTCGCTTCGCAACACGCAGATTACCGACGAAGGCATCGCTCGCCTGAAGGAACTGCCCAAGCTCAAGTCGCTCAATCTCGAGCGGACCACCCAGATGACCAACGACGCGTTGGTCGATCTGGCCGAGATGCCGAACCTCACCTACTTGCACCTGCTGTTCAACCGCATCAACGACGAGGGTGTCAAAAACCTGGTAGGGGCCCCCAAGCTCCGCTTGCTCGACCTCCGCGGGTGCACCATCACCAACGAAGGCATGAAGAGCCTGGCCGAAATCCCCTCGCTCGCGGCCATTAAAATCCGCAGCAACTCGGTCGACGACGAAGGCCTGAAGGCCATCAGCAAGCTCACCAAGCTCAAAGGCCTGATGCTGCAGGATTCGTCGATCACCGACGAAGGGCTGCAGTACATCGCTGGTATGACCAACATGGACGACCTCGACCTCATGCGAGCGGCCATTACCGACAGCAGCTTGAAGTACCTGGCCGGCATGACCAAGATTCGCCACCTGAACCTGCGGGGCACTTACATCGACGGTTCTGGCTTCGACGCCCTGCAGGACTGCAAGTTGCTGCGTAAGGTAGACGTGAGCGAAACAGGGGTCGACGACGCGGGACTCGAGTACCTGACCGACAAGGAAAAGTTGGTCTACCTGAATCTCTGGAACACCCCCGTGTCGAACGACGGGCTCGACGCCATCAAGGACCTGAATCTGCTGTACTTGAACCTCGATAACACGATGGTCGACGACGAAGGCATGGCCAAGCTGGCTTCGCTTCCCGCGCTGACCACACTGTCGATCGAGGCGTGCGACGTCGGCGACGAAGGTCTCGCCGCGCTTGGCAAGATCAAGACCCTCAATCGGGTGTCGGCACGTCTGACGCTCATTACCGAAGAGGGCGTTGCCGAGCTGAAGAAGGCACTGCCGAATGTAACGATTGAGTGGGACGAATAGGTCGTCCTATTCAGGAATGATTGGCTCACACGGCGATTTCGTTGCCAGGGGAGCGATGCGTGATTAGGCTGGAGCCATGCTCTCGCCATACGCTCCTCCCCAAGCCGATC containing:
- a CDS encoding RNA polymerase sigma factor, with product MSVSQATIDRYTQADPDVRLMLRVAADDAYAFEELMRRYQNRVVAVLTHLVGRRDMAEDLAQDVFLRIYRARKRYVPASKFSTWLFTITNNVASNALRSLSRRKEVNVTPASPNASGANPIENTALAASGLMPTRQLDKSEMSQVVRQAIESLNERQRMAVLLAKFEQLSYAEIGEIMDLTPQAIKSLLSRARANLREVLEPYLEQGEVKV
- a CDS encoding collagen-like triple helix repeat-containing protein, with the protein product MSSPQQSDEMLREELVAYLDGELSAADSESIELRISKDDFAREELQQFDRIWNALDELPRVEVGDGFTKTTIEMAAVEAQKELAAETAMLPVRKRNRRLKTIGMIAAAVVVGFAALGVLAPNQNLQLYNNLPVIMQLDAYSEAHDVDFLRLLHANCGDWLLKEWASEVDDDVVSLEQLTTASYRDRVTFVENLPADRRTELASQHQRYESLSSDKRAELASWHQTMASDPDAEVLQKTMLAYYAWLSRIPESDQFRLRALPADERVARVEQMHREAVQKDLSRLTPANAAALRKAMNRMAQDPKILRLQAEMQAAIPDLDQREEQFPPRLIEGLNRMKETSPQMAMRGVLWISAGAQPAKGVFPKFEAYSQAIEDGLMSALDDEAASRLRGFDEGHRRGLLTYWLWIASQDRPSKLDVATLEEYFSNGDLSDEDKAVLLAMPKEQMMTELQFRYYKEYFADEEQRDRMDEVFRSFGQRPWGRGPGGRYNGRGGPRGGDDRGPRGDDRGGPRGEDSDAMQNGDRGGPGGNERGGGPRNGGERGPRGEQGGPRGEMGPRGNQGGPPFGPRGPADEQPGPGPRPNDAPPAERNATDNKPAADLDAADNTPASPAAESSESPAGTSESTTE
- a CDS encoding IS5 family transposase, which codes for MATKEKRTYKVTNWKEYNKSLIERGNITIWFSDEALENWEHPNDQTKVGRPFVFSDTAIECLLTIRELLKLPYRQTEGFGRSLVAMLGVEAAIPNYSSLAKRASKLNVSLDIANKRGDIDIVVDSTGMKVFGEGEWKMRTHGKSKRRTWRKLHLSVNPDTREIVAEILTENSCHDADAVPEMLEQVEQPVKKFHGDGSYDKWKVYEGLESEGIEPVIPPQHNAKIKQHGNSAEEPLPRDEAIRQIRRKGRRSWKEEVGYHRRSLAETTMYRVKQSFGSHLKNRVFENQQTEARLRCKIINQFTQLGLPQFEWS
- a CDS encoding Gfo/Idh/MocA family protein, which produces MANKQNRRDFMQKTAAVGAGYWALGGVALAQSKSANEQLQIGCVGVGGKGDSDTKNAKKFGKIAALCDIDDQTLTGMESLMKTGNTFNDYREFFDKMGDKLDVVTVSTPDHMHAIIAATAMKLGKHVYCQKPMTRTIYEARRLGELAKENNVVTQMGNQFTAYNPMREAAHRIKEGNLGNVKEVHIWTNRPVWPQGGERPAGAPVPSHVHWDLWLGVAPKREYAPGAYHDFKWRGWWDFGTGALGDMACHTCNLPFMGLNMRDPVSVEAQTSGHNGDSYPEWSTIKFEFPELDGRAPFTMYWYDGGKKPDNALFADVTVKNGDGTPAPSASGCMIIGDKAKMYAAGDYAEQGIEILGADPLKVEYPRSRGHEREFYDAIKDRSKTPMSNFPNYAGPLTETILLGNLAVWSGNRVEWDAKTMTPLNDDKLKKIVKPEYQNGYELI
- a CDS encoding leucine-rich repeat domain-containing protein; the encoded protein is MMSLSATVMADSASEHALKLLGKLTTNAEGDLVGIDLDERPVSDDDLEPLLDATKLTTLKLWGAEITDDALDTILKFPNLQDLSLRNTQITDEGIARLKELPKLKSLNLERTTQMTNDALVDLAEMPNLTYLHLLFNRINDEGVKNLVGAPKLRLLDLRGCTITNEGMKSLAEIPSLAAIKIRSNSVDDEGLKAISKLTKLKGLMLQDSSITDEGLQYIAGMTNMDDLDLMRAAITDSSLKYLAGMTKIRHLNLRGTYIDGSGFDALQDCKLLRKVDVSETGVDDAGLEYLTDKEKLVYLNLWNTPVSNDGLDAIKDLNLLYLNLDNTMVDDEGMAKLASLPALTTLSIEACDVGDEGLAALGKIKTLNRVSARLTLITEEGVAELKKALPNVTIEWDE